A genomic stretch from Chryseobacterium sp. SNU WT5 includes:
- the rpsB gene encoding 30S ribosomal protein S2, giving the protein MAKANVKDLLEAGVHFGHMTRKWNPNMAPYIFMEKNGIHIVDLHKTAVKLDEACSALEKITSAGKKVLFVATKKQAKEVVAKYAAELNMPYITERWPGGMLTNFVTIRKAVKKMNHIDKMKKDGTFETLSKKERLQVDRQRANLEKNLGSISDMVRLPSALFVVDIMKEHIAVTEAKKLGIPIFAIVDTNSDPRKVEYVIPGNDDASKSIDMLLSIVSSSIKDGLSQRKADKEKSKEEGEKVSAETDADFTSEASAPAAE; this is encoded by the coding sequence ATGGCAAAAGCAAATGTTAAAGACCTTTTAGAGGCAGGAGTACACTTTGGTCACATGACCAGAAAGTGGAATCCAAATATGGCTCCATACATTTTTATGGAGAAAAACGGTATTCACATCGTAGACTTACATAAAACAGCTGTGAAATTAGACGAAGCTTGTTCAGCTTTAGAAAAAATCACTTCTGCAGGTAAAAAAGTTCTTTTCGTAGCTACTAAAAAGCAAGCGAAAGAAGTTGTAGCGAAATATGCAGCAGAACTTAATATGCCTTATATTACTGAAAGATGGCCAGGAGGAATGTTAACAAACTTTGTTACGATCCGTAAAGCTGTTAAGAAAATGAACCACATTGATAAAATGAAGAAAGACGGAACTTTCGAAACTTTATCTAAAAAAGAAAGACTTCAGGTTGATCGTCAAAGAGCTAACCTGGAGAAAAATTTAGGTTCAATTTCTGACATGGTTCGTCTTCCATCAGCACTTTTTGTTGTTGATATTATGAAAGAACACATCGCTGTAACTGAGGCTAAGAAATTGGGAATTCCAATTTTTGCAATCGTAGATACAAACTCTGACCCAAGAAAAGTGGAATACGTAATTCCTGGTAATGATGATGCATCTAAATCTATTGATATGTTGTTGAGCATTGTTTCATCTTCAATCAAAGACGGTTTGTCTCAAAGAAAAGCAGACAAGGAAAAATCCAAAGAAGAAGGAGAAAAAGTATCAGCAGAAACTGATGCAGATTTCACATCTGAAGCTTCAGCTCCCGCTGCGGAATAA
- the trmB gene encoding tRNA (guanosine(46)-N7)-methyltransferase TrmB, protein MGKNKMARFAENKILPNVFQPTREEALADYHLKGKWRQNVFKNENPIVLELGCGKGEYSVGLAKAFPEKNFIGIDIKGARFWFGAKDAIENTLTNVAFVRTQIELIDHFFAEDEIDEIWITFPDPQIKYRRTKHRMTHPDFLERYQKILKKEGVMHLKTDSEFLHGYTLGLLQGLGHEIMFANHDIYGAPEFDPETPLLREIKTYYEGLFESKGKTITYIKFRLK, encoded by the coding sequence ATGGGTAAAAATAAAATGGCAAGATTTGCCGAAAATAAAATTCTTCCGAATGTATTTCAACCTACCAGAGAGGAAGCATTGGCAGATTATCATTTAAAAGGGAAGTGGCGCCAGAATGTTTTCAAGAATGAAAATCCTATCGTGTTAGAACTGGGATGTGGCAAGGGAGAATACTCTGTAGGTTTAGCAAAAGCATTCCCCGAGAAAAACTTTATTGGAATTGATATTAAAGGTGCTAGATTTTGGTTTGGAGCCAAAGATGCTATTGAAAATACTCTAACCAATGTTGCCTTTGTAAGAACTCAAATTGAACTGATCGATCACTTCTTTGCTGAGGATGAAATTGATGAGATTTGGATTACTTTTCCGGATCCACAGATTAAATATAGACGTACTAAACACAGAATGACTCATCCAGACTTTTTAGAAAGATATCAGAAAATTCTAAAGAAAGAAGGGGTAATGCATTTAAAAACAGACTCTGAGTTTCTACATGGTTACACATTAGGACTGCTTCAGGGCTTAGGTCATGAGATTATGTTTGCCAACCATGATATTTATGGCGCGCCGGAATTCGATCCTGAAACTCCTCTGTTACGAGAAATTAAAACCTATTATGAAGGCCTGTTTGAATCCAAAGGAAAAACCATTACGTATATTAAATTTAGGTTGAAATAA